GTGAGTCGTTGACAGGGTTTCCGGGGGCGCTTACACTCGATCCGGGGTCATCAGTCGGATTAGATATACTCTTCCGGGCCTGCATCTGATATAAAGTAAGCGAAAAGGAGGTCGCCATGCTTGAAATGGATATACTCGGGGTGAGCTTCAGCGAAGAGCATCACCCGCCGGTTGTGCTTTTGCGCCATGGGGACCGTGTTCTTCCCATTGTTGTCGGCCGGGCGGAAGCGCAGGCGATCCATACGGGCATGACTCACCAGGATTTGGGGCGTCCTATGACGCATGACCTGATCTGCAACGTGTTGGCGGGGCTTCGCGGTGAGCTGAAGTCTGTGACCATATACAAACTGGAAAACGAGACCTTCTACGCCCACCTCAACGTCGAGCAGCAGTCCCTTGACGGGCAAGTCGAGCAGGTGCTGCGTATTGACTCAAGGCCAAGCGACGGTATCGCGATAGCGACCCGCGTCGGATGCCCCATTTTCGCGGCTGAAGAGGTTCTGGAGATCGCGGGACAGGATGTGGCTAACCTGGGACCGACCGATGAAGACGAAGAGGAAGAGGAAGACGAGTTCTAGAGAGGGGCGCTGGGGGAGCGCCAGGGGCGCGCGTGCGCGGGCGTTCTGTCCAGCGGCGGCGATGCCGCGGCCACGGCGCCGGACAGGACGGCGGCGGTAAGCCCTCGGGGACACGACGCGTTTCGCGGCCGCGAGCGCGCTCGGAGTGTCTCGCCATACCGTTAAGATGGCGAGGCGCGCGACGTCTTGCTGGCGCAAGGGTTGGGGCGTCTTCTGAATCTTCCCCCGAGGGGCTGGATTACAGGAGCGGGGCCTGTTCGCTTGCGTACTGTTCCTCGAGCTCGGTGTGGCGGGCCCGGATGTCCTTGGAGCGTTCCTGCAATTCCTCCGCTTCGGCGAGCCGGTTCAGGCGGTGCAGGGCCTGGGCGAATTCTTCGTAACAAGCGGCGGTCTCGGGATGGTGCATGCCCAGGTTCCCGGCGCGGATGGCGCAGGCTTTGTCATAGAGAGGAATGCTCTCGGCGTCGCGGCCTTCGAAGGCATACAGGCGCGCAAGCTCTACCAGCGTATCGGCCATCGCGGGATGGTTGCGGCGCCGCGCCTCGATATGAATCTTGCGGGCGCGTTCGAGGAGCGATTCAGCGCGGACGGCGTCGCCCTGCAGGCGGTAATAGCGCGCGAGGCCGTTGAGCGCGCGCGTGACGCCGATGTCGGTCTGGTCGCGCACCAGAATCAACAGGGCATGCCGGTAGAGCCGCTCGACTTTGTCGTACTGTCCCTGAGCAAACCGGAGGTCGGCGATGTTGAGGACCGTCTCAGGCACTTCCCGGGTGTGGGGTCCCAGCACTTTTTCTTTCATCTCGAGTGCGCGTTCGAGAACGGCATTTGCCTCGTCGAGGCGTCCCTGGGCGGCATACACGAGGCCTAGACCGTCAAGGGTCGAGGCCAGCCGGAAATTCTCGGGAGGGAGGGTGATGGCGGCTTCGCGCTCGGCAGCTTTGAAAAGCTGCTCGGCGCGGNNNNNNNNNNNNNNNNNNNNNNNNNNNNNNNNNNNNNNNNNNNNNNNNNNNNNNNNNNNNNNNNNNNNNNNNNNNNNNNNNNNNNNNNNNNNNNNNNNNNGGCGAGTTGCGGGTCCATGGGGTTGTTTATGACGAAGACGGCGTCGTAAGGCTTATCTCCAGTGCCCTGCATGAACATAGGCCGCCCTTCGCACGACGGGGCTCCCTGGGTGTACAACTCGGCGTGCTCCCCTTGTGTGTGGAGCACGAACATGCACTTGCCCCGCGATTGTGCCAAGGGAGGCCAGTTGCCGGCGCGCACTGCCTGGGATAGCGTTGCGTACTCCCCGCGCACGTCGTCGGGGGTGAGCACGTCCCCGCGCGGGAACACGGACAAGAGCAGCTGGTCGAGCGCGTCGAGGTCTTCGCCCTCGAAGGGGTAGGTTTTGGTGCTGGCCTGCTTGACGTCTTCTTTCTTGAGCTCCAGGAGAGTGATAATCGGCACGTGTTCGGGGTGCGCCCGTGACCAGTCCCGAATCACTCTCAGGCATCCCGTGAAATCCCCGCACGTGCAGGCCGCATCGAAATCCTGCACGTGGAAGACTTCGTAACCCTTGTCGGTATGATGAATATCAAGTTCGAAGCTGCGGATTCCCCGGTTCAACTGGACATCGAGCGGCGCGTGGTCGTATTCCCAGTTGACCGCATCCGGATAAGCCTTTTTCACCAGCTCGTGCAGTGCGGCGGGCGGCATGGCGTGATAGCTGTTGTGCGTGGCGATCACCTGAAGCTGGTTGAGGCGGAGGGTGTCATCGAGATGGGTCTCGAGCGGGACCTCGAGGGCCGATGCGGGCTCGGCGGCCGTCTGCGATCCGGCTGAAGCGGTTTCGCGGGATGGCGCCTGGGATTGCGTGGACTCCTTTTGCCCGCAGCCCGCCCACTGGACAAGCAGAAGAAGAGCGAGGACGCAGCACGTGTCATGGGCGAGATTGGCCTTGCGATATGCTTGGCATGGCATATAACGTCAATCCTTTCCGCTGACATGGCGCGACGTGGTGCACGGGGTACCGCATCGGCGTTGCCGTGTTTTCAGAACTGCACGGGCTTATCGGTCAGGAGGCGTTGCTGTCGTGCGCTGAACCCGCCGTCTGTTCCGCCGGTGCCAAGCGTACAGGACAAGCAGGAGCGGAAACAACCATACCGGCGCCCACACGCCCAGCCAGATCACGACGACCCACAAGGACTGGAGGAATTCGATAAGCGACCGCACCGCTCTCGAGGCCACACTGGCTGTGCTGAACGACCCGGCCGGCGTCAGGGGCCCGCCCTTCTCTTTCTCGAGCAGGGTGACCTGGATGGTCGAGAACCCCACGCGGTTGCTCAGGAAGCGCAACTGCCCTTCGAGGTGGTCCAGCAGTCCCCGCACCCGCGTGAGTTCCTGCTCGACCTTGAGGATGTCCTCAAGCTTGGCGGAGCGTTCAAGGTGCGCCAAGAGACGTTCTTCGGTGCGTTTGAGGTTGCGGATGGACGACTCGGTGTCCACGTATTTTTCCGTGACGTCTTCGGAATTGACGCGGCGCTCGATGACGTCGCCCAGCGCCTGGGCGTCGGTCATGGCTTGCTCGAACTTATCGGCGGGCACGCGGAGCGTGGCGGTAATCTCGGAACGCTCGACGGCGAGTTTGCGTTCGTGCATGTCGGAGAGATAACCGCCGAGGTTTCGCGCCGCGGCCGAGAGGCTCTCGATGGCTTTGGGCGCGTCGTCGACCTCGAGCTGGAGCCACGCGTTCTTGATGAGATAGCGGTCGGGCTGATTCGCGGCGAGCGTGGCGAGGCTATCCTGGGCAGAGGCTTCGGCCTCGCCGGCGGTCTTGTCCAGACCTGTTGCGCGCCTTCCGAAGGCAAGTTCTTCTCCGAGGGCGGAGGCCGGCTCGGCTCTCGAGGCCGAGGGTGCGGCCTCCCTCTGGGAGGCGGAACACGCGACAACCCCCGCGGCGAGAATCAATGCCCATGGAACCAGGTGTGAGAACTTGCGAACCATACGCGCCCCCTTTCGCATCCCGATGGCGTGGGTCGTTGTCTTCGGCGCGGCGCGCCTTCCGCTTTTTGGACGGCCCACCGGCGGTCCGGGTTTCGGCTTTTTGCGTATCCGTTTCATGAGACACCGAAACGCGGCGCGGGTTCGGGACAGGTCCGGAGCGCCTTAGGCGCTGGTGTCGGGAGTCATTCGCGAGTCCTTGCGGCGCCGGAATCTTGCCTATCTCCCGGGGTAAGCTGGAAGCCCGCATCCCAACACCGTTCGCACTTTTTGATGCGCACAGGGTTCAAACGCGTTGACTCGGTACACTAGTGTTTCTTGCTGAAGATGCGCACGAAGCAGTAGATGTTCATGGCGGCGATGACTGCCCAGACGATGAGCATATAGAGCCAGGCGCCGGGCGTCATGGCAGGCTCTCCCCGGGTTCGTCTTGTTGGTTCTCTTCAAAGAACTTTGGATGGGTGCGCCACGCGTACCACACGCCCCACGCGAGGGCAAGCCAGCCCATCACAATGATTGCGCGGGCAATCCATAGGTAGGGGATATTCTCGGGTTTCACACCGTGCATCATCAGTTTGGCCCACAACCCGTCGTAGACCCACCATCCGAGCAGGGCGATCGCGAAAACAGGCGTGACGAATCCAATGATGTAGTAGAAGATGCGCG
This genomic window from Candidatus Hydrogenedentota bacterium contains:
- a CDS encoding bifunctional nuclease family protein — its product is MLEMDILGVSFSEEHHPPVVLLRHGDRVLPIVVGRAEAQAIHTGMTHQDLGRPMTHDLICNVLAGLRGELKSVTIYKLENETFYAHLNVEQQSLDGQVEQVLRIDSRPSDGIAIATRVGCPIFAAEEVLEIAGQDVANLGPTDEDEEEEEDEF
- a CDS encoding tetratricopeptide repeat protein, producing RAEQLFKAAEREAAITLPPENFRLASTLDGLGLVYAAQGRLDEANAVLERALEMKEKVLGPHTREVPETVLNIADLRFAQGQYDKVERLYRHALLILVRDQTDIGVTRALNGLARYYRLQGDAVRAESLLERARKIHIEARRRNHPAMADTLVELARLYAFEGRDAESIPLYDKACAIRAGNLGMHHPETAACYEEFAQALHRLNRLAEAEELQERSKDIRARHTELEEQYASEQAPLL
- a CDS encoding Ca2+-dependent phosphoinositide-specific phospholipase C; translated protein: MPCQAYRKANLAHDTCCVLALLLLVQWAGCGQKESTQSQAPSRETASAGSQTAAEPASALEVPLETHLDDTLRLNQLQVIATHNSYHAMPPAALHELVKKAYPDAVNWEYDHAPLDVQLNRGIRSFELDIHHTDKGYEVFHVQDFDAACTCGDFTGCLRVIRDWSRAHPEHVPIITLLELKKEDVKQASTKTYPFEGEDLDALDQLLLSVFPRGDVLTPDDVRGEYATLSQAVRAGNWPPLAQSRGKCMFVLHTQGEHAELYTQGAPSCEGRPMFMQGTGDKPYDAVFVINNPMDPQLA
- a CDS encoding DUF4349 domain-containing protein; protein product: MVRKFSHLVPWALILAAGVVACSASQREAAPSASRAEPASALGEELAFGRRATGLDKTAGEAEASAQDSLATLAANQPDRYLIKNAWLQLEVDDAPKAIESLSAAARNLGGYLSDMHERKLAVERSEITATLRVPADKFEQAMTDAQALGDVIERRVNSEDVTEKYVDTESSIRNLKRTEERLLAHLERSAKLEDILKVEQELTRVRGLLDHLEGQLRFLSNRVGFSTIQVTLLEKEKGGPLTPAGSFSTASVASRAVRSLIEFLQSLWVVVIWLGVWAPVWLFPLLLVLYAWHRRNRRRVQRTTATPPDR